In the genome of Eggerthella sp. YY7918, one region contains:
- a CDS encoding DUF4238 domain-containing protein, whose translation MGVTKKQHYVPQFYLRGFSEASGTLAVLDKGSGAGKLYRANVRDVCEKNYLYETPSNDPDWPAGRFVSPNYKEEMLSKEEKQFAEALKDAIDVCKQGVPSPVDTRERVAELSHFIASLIVRNPEVFPSFVSDVISSCENSLQDCEQDAKEHGFGKVYPGLVEDIAVFHMLFGKNEGSSRAAIVNDLMKMEYRFIVAPEGAAFATSSLPASPFVQEIGGLCRLEDLYFPLSSESAIVFVRHPRVRLPSVVKADKRIVDKLNARFFDANTVRRVMARDEQVLVDACVHARSEWPPLSAARSMR comes from the coding sequence ATGGGGGTCACCAAGAAGCAGCATTACGTCCCGCAGTTCTACCTACGCGGGTTCAGCGAGGCCAGCGGCACGCTTGCGGTGCTCGACAAGGGAAGCGGGGCTGGGAAGCTGTACCGCGCCAACGTGAGGGATGTCTGCGAAAAGAACTACCTCTACGAGACCCCTTCGAACGACCCCGATTGGCCTGCGGGGAGGTTCGTCTCGCCGAATTACAAGGAGGAGATGCTGTCAAAAGAGGAGAAGCAGTTCGCCGAAGCGCTGAAGGATGCAATCGACGTATGCAAGCAGGGTGTTCCTTCGCCCGTCGATACAAGGGAGAGGGTCGCTGAGCTTTCCCATTTCATCGCAAGCCTGATCGTTCGAAACCCCGAGGTGTTTCCATCCTTTGTGTCGGACGTGATTTCATCGTGCGAGAACAGTCTTCAGGATTGCGAGCAAGATGCTAAAGAACATGGGTTTGGAAAGGTGTATCCGGGGTTGGTTGAGGATATTGCCGTTTTCCATATGCTGTTCGGGAAGAACGAGGGGTCGTCCCGGGCTGCCATAGTGAACGACCTGATGAAGATGGAATACCGTTTTATCGTTGCTCCCGAAGGCGCCGCTTTCGCAACATCGTCTCTTCCCGCCTCTCCTTTCGTTCAGGAAATCGGCGGATTGTGCCGCCTTGAAGACCTGTATTTTCCCCTCAGCTCCGAGTCCGCAATTGTTTTCGTCAGGCATCCCCGCGTGAGGCTTCCAAGCGTTGTAAAGGCGGACAAAAGAATCGTCGACAAGCTAAACGCCCGTTTCTTCGATGCGAATACCGTTCGACGCGTTATGGCGAGGGACGAGCAGGTCCTCGTGGATGCCTGCGTGCACGCTAGGTCGGAATGGCCTCCTCTATCCGCTGCCCGATCCATGCGATGA
- a CDS encoding DNA cytosine methyltransferase, whose translation MRYVSLFSGIEAASCAWGPLGWEAVAFSEIDPFCRAVLSARFPHVPNLGDIREVDWKELHGKTDVVIGGSPCQSFSVAGSRAGLSGESGLMLEYIRAVREIRPRCFVWENVPGALSCEDGKAFGLLLREMDEVGYGLAWRILDAQFFGLAQRRERVFLVGVLGDAARACEILFEREGLRWDTPSSKEKRAALARAAGGGAGAAGFKFNASAAAKGVGYSDERSPTVTAGRCPAVCFGIVGNVIGRSDTAGGNGAGFCDPDESGMYTLTAADRHAVAIPGGATEPRVLGIASTNPNASVSEELCGCMTACSAKGPPMACLSGDSANASCDIELAGALKVGGSPANIGPVAAFSQNVRDEVRLVGESGDHVGALAAQPGTKQASHVMQGPAVRRLTPVECERLQGFPDGWTDVEYRGKPAPDTQRYKALGNSMAVPVIAWIGQRIEEAIPT comes from the coding sequence ATGAGGTACGTGAGCCTGTTCTCGGGGATCGAGGCCGCCAGCTGCGCATGGGGCCCGCTCGGGTGGGAGGCGGTCGCGTTCAGCGAGATCGACCCCTTCTGCCGCGCGGTGCTCTCGGCGCGGTTCCCGCACGTGCCCAACCTGGGCGATATACGCGAAGTCGATTGGAAGGAGCTGCATGGGAAAACGGACGTCGTCATCGGGGGGAGCCCCTGCCAAAGCTTCTCCGTCGCCGGGAGCCGAGCGGGGCTCTCGGGCGAATCCGGCCTCATGCTCGAGTACATTCGGGCTGTACGTGAGATCCGTCCTCGATGCTTCGTGTGGGAGAACGTGCCGGGAGCGCTCTCGTGCGAGGACGGGAAGGCTTTCGGACTCCTGCTCAGGGAGATGGATGAGGTCGGGTACGGTTTGGCGTGGAGAATTCTGGACGCGCAGTTTTTCGGCCTGGCCCAAAGACGCGAGCGTGTCTTTCTTGTCGGAGTGCTTGGAGACGCGGCCCGTGCCTGCGAAATACTATTTGAGCGCGAGGGCCTGCGCTGGGATACTCCGTCGAGCAAGGAAAAGAGGGCGGCCCTTGCCCGCGCAGCTGGAGGGGGCGCTGGAGCGGCAGGCTTCAAGTTCAACGCCTCCGCAGCCGCGAAGGGGGTAGGCTACTCCGACGAGCGCTCGCCGACCGTGACCGCGGGCCGCTGCCCGGCGGTGTGCTTCGGGATCGTGGGCAACGTCATAGGCCGCAGCGATACCGCCGGGGGCAACGGCGCCGGGTTCTGCGACCCCGACGAATCGGGGATGTACACGCTCACCGCCGCGGACCGCCACGCCGTCGCCATTCCCGGCGGGGCGACCGAACCTAGGGTGCTGGGAATCGCCTCGACGAACCCCAACGCGTCGGTGTCGGAGGAGCTGTGCGGGTGCATGACGGCGTGCTCCGCGAAGGGGCCGCCGATGGCGTGCCTCTCCGGCGACTCGGCCAACGCCTCGTGCGACATCGAGCTCGCGGGGGCGCTGAAAGTAGGCGGGTCGCCGGCGAACATCGGACCCGTCGCCGCGTTCTCCCAGAACGTCCGCGACGAGGTGAGGTTGGTCGGCGAGTCGGGCGACCACGTGGGCGCGCTCGCCGCGCAGCCCGGGACGAAGCAGGCAAGCCACGTGATGCAGGGGCCTGCCGTGAGACGGTTGACGCCGGTCGAATGCGAGAGGCTCCAAGGCTTCCCCGACGGGTGGACCGACGTGGAATACCGAGGCAAACCAGCCCCCGACACCCAGCGCTACAAGGCCCTGGGCAACTCCATGGCGGTTCCGGTCATCGCATGGATCGGGCAGCGGATAGAGGAGGCCATTCCGACCTAG
- a CDS encoding DNA methyltransferase, with translation MKVLELFSGTRSIGKAFEARGHEVFSVEWDESLPADLHADIEFLKPRDVIWMFGAPDVIWASPDCATFSMAGISRHRRKNANTGNLDAVSEYALKCDRVDLAMLRVIRDLRPALYFIENPRAGLRKQDMMAIIPRHTVTYCQYGARVMKPTDIFTNASDPAFRPPCRNGSPCHEPAPRGSKTGTQGLANARERGRIPDELCQHIVDVCEREVPLRRAAGL, from the coding sequence ATGAAGGTCCTTGAACTTTTCAGCGGCACGCGCTCCATCGGCAAGGCTTTCGAGGCGCGCGGCCACGAGGTCTTCTCGGTGGAGTGGGACGAGTCGCTTCCCGCCGACCTGCATGCCGACATCGAGTTCCTGAAGCCGCGAGACGTCATATGGATGTTCGGCGCCCCGGACGTGATCTGGGCGTCGCCGGACTGCGCAACCTTCTCCATGGCGGGAATCTCCCGCCACAGGAGGAAAAACGCCAACACGGGCAACTTGGACGCGGTGAGCGAGTACGCCCTCAAATGCGACCGAGTTGACCTCGCCATGCTGCGCGTCATCCGCGACCTGCGACCGGCGCTCTACTTCATCGAGAACCCCCGGGCGGGCCTGCGCAAGCAGGACATGATGGCGATCATCCCGCGCCACACCGTCACCTACTGCCAGTACGGCGCGCGCGTGATGAAGCCGACCGACATATTCACCAACGCCTCCGACCCGGCCTTCCGCCCGCCCTGCAGGAACGGCTCTCCCTGCCACGAGCCGGCGCCGCGCGGCTCGAAGACGGGCACGCAGGGGCTGGCGAACGCGAGGGAGCGCGGCCGGATACCCGATGAGCTGTGCCAGCACATCGTGGACGTGTGCGAGCGCGAGGTCCCCCTGCGAAGGGCGGCGGGGCTATGA
- a CDS encoding Txe/YoeB family addiction module toxin: MRKVWSDPTWDDYVWWQSQDRKTLKRINKLIKDIERSAGEPGSAPMGKAERLKHSRFGLSSVRIDAANRLVYKIEGDALLIVSCKGHYQ; the protein is encoded by the coding sequence ATGAGGAAGGTCTGGAGCGATCCCACCTGGGACGACTACGTATGGTGGCAGTCCCAGGACAGGAAGACACTGAAGCGGATCAACAAACTCATCAAGGACATCGAGCGGAGCGCCGGCGAGCCCGGCTCCGCCCCCATGGGCAAGGCCGAGCGCCTGAAGCACAGCCGCTTCGGGCTGTCCAGCGTGCGCATAGACGCCGCGAACAGGCTGGTCTACAAGATCGAGGGCGATGCGCTGCTCATCGTCTCCTGCAAGGGGCATTACCAGTAG
- a CDS encoding type II toxin-antitoxin system RelB/DinJ family antitoxin: MATSTLNIRLDSDLKRELEEVSSDIGLTPTAVFNVFARQFVAHRGFPFAVTAPVPTEREFAAKMDAIYLSMLEGNASEHELVEA; encoded by the coding sequence ATGGCGACAAGCACGCTCAACATCAGGCTCGACTCCGACCTCAAGCGCGAGCTGGAGGAGGTGTCCTCCGATATCGGCCTCACTCCCACGGCGGTGTTCAACGTGTTCGCGCGGCAGTTCGTGGCGCACCGCGGGTTCCCCTTCGCCGTGACGGCGCCCGTCCCCACCGAGCGCGAGTTCGCGGCCAAGATGGACGCAATCTACCTGTCCATGCTCGAGGGCAACGCGTCCGAGCACGAGCTGGTCGAGGCGTAG
- a CDS encoding DEAD/DEAH box helicase family protein — MALLTDEEWSAARASTLTAFYTPPGIVRPIWEAIEAMGFAGGSVLEPSCGTGAFFRGMPESLAGSRLVGVELDPLTARIARALNPGSDIRNCGFEGADLADDSFDVAVGNVPFGSYQVDDPRHRGEGLLVHDYFFARALDLVRPGGVVAFVTSKGTLDKKNGTARRRLAERAELLGAVRLPSTAFAPHTEVTADVMVMQKRARPEACDPEWVHTERTETGVEVSSYFVSHPEMVLGELAATRNAYGRADVECQERPGSDLEADLREALGRIAASIPALAAPEPAPSDGSVPADPRVRDWSYAEEGGTIYFRMGTRMHPQTPSKTAAERIRGMMGVRDCARRLIGLESDDAPESEIEEARARLNGLYDAYTAKHGLLSSRANAAAFKQDSSYPLLCALEVLDEDGGLLRKADILRKRTIRPNVPVESADTPQEALAASLSERGKVDLPYMARLAGVSEDEVAAGLAGQIFRVPDAAPGEPEWQPADEYLSGNVRAKLRVAEAAAAADPAFAGNAEALRAALPPDIGPADIGVRLGATWIPPDAVRDFVIEFLEPPYWVRERIAVRYSAVTAQWRIEGKGRDGSNVRALSTYGTRRMSAYQIIEETLNLKDARVVDYTEDENGRKKAVLNRKETAVALAKQDAIKSAFKEWVFSDAARRERLTAVYNERFNSTRPREFDGSHLRFPGMNPEIELRPHQRNAVARILYGGNALLAHEVGAGKTFTMAAAAMELRRMGLCSKPMFVVPNHLTGQWASEWMRLYPAANLLVATKRDFERQNRKRFCARIASGDWDGVIIGHTQFEKIPVSVDRQRAFIEEQIAEMADGISDLKAQRGERFGVKQMEATKKRLEARLAKLADRSDKDDVLTFEELGVDRIFVDEAHYYKNLFFHTKMRNVGGIAQSEAKKSSDLFMKCRLLDERTGARGTVFATGTPVSNSMAELYTMQRYLQYGELERLGLSHFDCWASTFGETVTALELAPEGTGYRQKTRFSRFYNLPELMATFKQVADVQTADMLELPVPRVRLRSVAVQPSPIQRELVAGLAERADAVRAGRVPAEKDNMLLITNDGRKIALDQRLQDPDLPDFAGSKVNACVENVLRIWRDGAEGRLTQLVFCDLSTPKGGAGFSVYDDLRRKLVERGVPDDEIAFIHDADTEAKKLALFGRVNSGAVRILMGSTQKMGAGTNVQRRLVAIHDLDCPWRPADLQQRLGRIERQGNMNEEVEAYRYVTEGTFDAYLYQVVEGKQRFIGQVMTSKSPVRSASDVDEAALSYAELKALATGNPLIKERMDLEVEVSRLRVLKADHLAQRYALEDKAAREYPERIAALASQAEKLEADAERARANPPPAKEAFLMEVRGTAQSGRAAAGEAIIAACGLAADARGEPLGAYRGFSLELYFNRIDAAFEVVIVGDARHRCAMGSDPSGIVTRIDNAMARIPRELEDCRAKADEARRQLAAAREEASKPFPHEERLREKSARLAELDALLDMGKGGPELLCDGGEDGRPVEKELLIER, encoded by the coding sequence ATGGCGCTGCTGACCGACGAGGAGTGGTCCGCCGCGAGGGCGTCCACCCTCACCGCCTTCTACACGCCGCCCGGAATCGTCCGCCCGATATGGGAGGCGATAGAGGCCATGGGCTTCGCAGGGGGCAGCGTGCTCGAGCCGTCGTGCGGCACGGGGGCGTTCTTCAGGGGCATGCCGGAATCGCTCGCGGGAAGCCGGCTCGTCGGCGTGGAGCTCGACCCCCTCACCGCGCGCATCGCCCGAGCGCTCAACCCCGGCTCCGACATCCGCAACTGCGGGTTCGAGGGCGCCGACCTCGCGGACGACTCGTTCGACGTGGCGGTCGGCAACGTCCCCTTCGGGAGCTACCAGGTGGACGACCCGCGCCACAGGGGCGAGGGGCTGCTCGTCCACGACTACTTCTTCGCCCGCGCGCTCGACCTGGTGAGGCCGGGCGGCGTGGTGGCGTTCGTCACCTCGAAGGGCACTCTGGACAAGAAGAACGGCACCGCCCGCAGAAGGCTTGCGGAAAGGGCCGAGCTCCTGGGCGCGGTGCGCCTGCCGAGCACGGCGTTCGCCCCGCACACCGAAGTCACCGCGGACGTGATGGTGATGCAGAAGCGCGCGAGGCCCGAGGCCTGCGATCCGGAGTGGGTGCACACAGAGCGCACCGAGACGGGCGTGGAGGTAAGCTCCTACTTCGTCTCCCATCCCGAGATGGTCCTGGGCGAGCTCGCCGCGACGAGGAACGCCTACGGCAGGGCCGACGTCGAATGCCAGGAGAGGCCAGGGAGCGACCTAGAGGCCGATTTGCGCGAAGCCCTCGGCAGGATAGCGGCCAGCATACCGGCCCTTGCCGCGCCCGAGCCGGCCCCCTCGGACGGCTCGGTCCCCGCCGACCCGCGCGTGCGCGACTGGTCGTATGCGGAGGAGGGCGGCACCATCTACTTCCGCATGGGGACGCGCATGCATCCCCAGACGCCCTCGAAGACGGCCGCCGAGAGGATCCGCGGCATGATGGGCGTTCGCGACTGCGCGCGGCGCCTCATCGGGCTCGAGAGCGACGACGCCCCGGAGTCCGAGATAGAGGAGGCGCGCGCCCGTCTGAACGGCCTCTACGACGCCTACACCGCGAAGCATGGCCTTCTGAGCTCCCGCGCGAACGCGGCGGCCTTCAAGCAGGACTCATCCTACCCGCTGCTGTGCGCGCTCGAGGTGCTCGACGAGGACGGCGGCCTCCTCAGGAAGGCCGACATCCTGCGGAAGAGGACCATCAGGCCGAACGTGCCCGTGGAGAGCGCGGACACGCCCCAGGAGGCGCTGGCGGCGTCCCTGTCGGAGAGAGGGAAGGTCGACCTGCCCTATATGGCGCGGCTCGCGGGGGTCTCGGAGGACGAGGTGGCTGCGGGGCTCGCAGGCCAGATATTTCGCGTGCCTGATGCCGCCCCGGGGGAGCCCGAATGGCAGCCCGCCGACGAGTACCTGTCCGGCAACGTGCGCGCGAAGCTGCGCGTCGCCGAGGCCGCGGCCGCCGCGGATCCCGCCTTCGCGGGCAACGCCGAGGCGCTGCGCGCCGCCCTGCCGCCCGACATCGGGCCAGCGGACATCGGCGTGCGCCTCGGCGCGACGTGGATCCCGCCCGACGCCGTGCGGGACTTCGTCATCGAGTTCCTGGAGCCGCCCTACTGGGTGCGCGAGCGCATCGCGGTGCGGTACTCGGCCGTCACGGCGCAGTGGCGGATCGAGGGCAAGGGGCGCGACGGCTCCAACGTGCGGGCGCTGTCGACCTACGGCACCCGCCGCATGAGCGCCTACCAGATCATCGAGGAGACCCTCAACCTGAAGGACGCGCGCGTGGTCGACTACACGGAGGACGAGAACGGCAGGAAGAAGGCGGTGCTCAACAGGAAGGAGACCGCGGTGGCGCTCGCCAAGCAGGACGCCATCAAGTCCGCCTTCAAGGAATGGGTCTTCTCCGACGCGGCCCGCCGCGAACGGCTGACGGCCGTCTACAACGAGAGGTTCAACTCGACGAGGCCGCGCGAGTTCGACGGGTCGCATCTCCGGTTCCCCGGCATGAACCCCGAGATCGAGCTGAGGCCGCATCAGAGGAACGCCGTTGCGCGCATCCTCTACGGCGGCAACGCGCTCCTCGCCCACGAAGTGGGCGCGGGGAAGACGTTCACCATGGCCGCGGCGGCGATGGAGCTTCGCCGCATGGGGCTGTGCAGCAAGCCGATGTTCGTCGTGCCGAACCACCTCACCGGGCAATGGGCCTCGGAATGGATGCGCCTCTACCCGGCGGCGAACCTGCTCGTGGCGACGAAGCGCGACTTCGAAAGGCAGAACCGCAAGCGGTTCTGCGCGCGCATCGCGTCGGGCGACTGGGACGGCGTGATCATCGGGCACACGCAGTTCGAGAAGATACCGGTCTCGGTGGATCGCCAGCGGGCGTTCATCGAGGAGCAGATAGCCGAGATGGCCGACGGGATCTCCGACCTCAAGGCGCAGAGGGGCGAGCGCTTCGGCGTAAAGCAGATGGAGGCGACCAAGAAGCGGCTGGAGGCCAGGCTCGCCAAGCTGGCAGACCGGTCGGACAAGGACGACGTGCTCACCTTCGAGGAGCTGGGCGTCGACCGGATCTTCGTCGACGAGGCCCACTACTACAAGAACCTGTTCTTCCACACCAAGATGCGCAACGTCGGCGGCATCGCCCAGAGCGAGGCCAAGAAGTCGTCCGACCTGTTCATGAAGTGCCGGCTCCTCGACGAGCGAACCGGCGCGCGCGGCACCGTGTTCGCCACGGGCACCCCGGTGTCGAACTCCATGGCGGAGCTCTACACGATGCAGCGCTACCTCCAGTACGGCGAGCTGGAGCGGCTGGGGCTGTCTCACTTCGACTGCTGGGCCTCGACGTTCGGCGAGACGGTGACGGCGCTGGAGCTGGCCCCGGAAGGCACCGGCTACCGCCAGAAGACGCGGTTCTCGCGCTTCTACAACCTGCCCGAGCTCATGGCGACGTTCAAGCAAGTCGCCGACGTGCAGACGGCAGACATGCTGGAGCTGCCCGTCCCGAGGGTGCGCCTGCGCAGCGTGGCCGTCCAGCCGTCGCCGATCCAGCGCGAGCTGGTGGCGGGGCTCGCGGAGCGCGCCGACGCGGTGAGGGCCGGGCGCGTACCCGCCGAGAAGGACAACATGCTGCTCATAACCAACGACGGGCGCAAGATCGCCCTTGACCAGAGGCTCCAAGACCCGGACCTGCCCGATTTCGCGGGCAGCAAGGTCAACGCCTGCGTGGAGAACGTCCTGCGCATCTGGCGCGACGGAGCGGAAGGGCGCCTCACCCAGCTCGTGTTCTGCGACCTGTCAACACCGAAGGGCGGCGCGGGGTTCAGCGTGTACGACGACCTGAGGCGCAAGCTCGTGGAGCGGGGCGTGCCCGATGATGAGATCGCCTTCATCCACGACGCCGACACCGAGGCAAAGAAGCTGGCGCTCTTCGGCAGGGTGAACTCCGGGGCGGTGCGCATCCTCATGGGCTCGACGCAGAAGATGGGCGCGGGGACCAACGTGCAGCGACGGCTCGTCGCGATTCACGACCTCGACTGCCCGTGGCGGCCGGCCGACCTCCAGCAGCGGCTCGGCCGCATCGAGCGCCAGGGGAACATGAACGAGGAGGTCGAAGCGTACCGCTACGTGACCGAGGGCACCTTCGACGCGTACCTGTACCAGGTGGTCGAGGGCAAGCAGCGCTTCATCGGGCAGGTCATGACCTCGAAGTCGCCCGTGAGGTCGGCGTCCGACGTGGACGAGGCGGCGCTCTCCTACGCCGAGCTGAAGGCGCTCGCCACGGGAAACCCGCTCATAAAGGAGAGGATGGACCTCGAGGTGGAGGTGTCCCGCCTGAGGGTGCTGAAGGCGGACCACCTCGCCCAGAGATACGCGCTGGAGGACAAGGCGGCGAGGGAGTACCCGGAGCGCATAGCGGCCCTCGCGTCGCAGGCCGAGAAGCTGGAGGCCGACGCGGAGAGGGCGCGGGCCAACCCGCCGCCCGCGAAGGAAGCGTTCCTCATGGAGGTCCGCGGAACGGCGCAAAGCGGGCGCGCCGCAGCAGGCGAGGCGATCATCGCCGCATGCGGCCTGGCGGCGGACGCCCGGGGCGAGCCCCTGGGCGCGTACCGCGGGTTCTCGCTCGAACTCTACTTCAACCGCATCGACGCCGCGTTCGAGGTCGTCATCGTCGGCGACGCGCGCCACAGGTGCGCCATGGGATCCGACCCCTCCGGAATCGTAACGAGGATCGACAACGCGATGGCGAGGATCCCGCGCGAGCTGGAGGACTGCCGCGCGAAGGCCGACGAGGCGAGGAGACAGCTCGCCGCGGCCCGGGAGGAGGCCTCGAAGCCGTTCCCCCATGAAGAGCGGCTGAGGGAGAAGTCCGCCCGCCTCGCCGAGCTCGACGCCCTCCTTGACATGGGGAAGGGAGGCCCCGAGCTGCTCTGCGATGGCGGCGAAGATGGAAGGCCCGTCGAGAAGGAGCTCCTTATAGAGAGATAG
- a CDS encoding TnpV protein: MRPPGIIRILNRQKGARMKLSYEERDGTTVPRLTTEEGQAALGPFAAMRDEHLKARKPALRASLLADGALTSHLAETERLAQEMADDLTARMAASQGVDEAMKSADPMGWAAKMGAIREEARSTAIRELVFA, from the coding sequence ATGCGCCCTCCGGGGATAATCCGAATCCTGAACCGGCAGAAAGGAGCGAGGATGAAGCTTTCCTACGAGGAGAGGGACGGAACGACGGTCCCGCGCCTGACGACGGAGGAGGGCCAGGCGGCCCTGGGTCCGTTCGCGGCGATGAGGGACGAGCACCTGAAGGCACGCAAACCGGCCCTCCGGGCGAGCCTGCTGGCCGACGGGGCGCTGACGAGCCATCTGGCCGAGACGGAGAGGCTGGCGCAGGAGATGGCGGACGACCTGACGGCGCGCATGGCGGCGAGCCAGGGAGTGGACGAGGCCATGAAGTCGGCCGACCCGATGGGCTGGGCGGCGAAGATGGGCGCGATCCGGGAGGAGGCGCGCTCGACGGCGATCCGCGAGCTGGTCTTCGCCTAG
- a CDS encoding collagen binding domain-containing protein: MKAQTTNDRAAGRVLRCMLAALLVATAVFAGFSSRAGTAYAADESLSDATWEEVKGEIEGLMGTPYVWGGKDTSGWDCSGFVGWVIANVYGLGWPGGSPGNCGTDAIAQFCGSHEVFRGSSAGDYNSAFDAGTVKPGDVIVFSNSSGATVHCAIAGEGATVYHAWYEGFGTGNCRFDYMWGINGGHGKAYASFVVYRGLSEGGHITLDKTSADVAVTDGNEEYTLAGAVYGVYQGGELVAQFTTDEAGHGQTSEKLPNGDYTVREISAPDGYALSQEEFAVTISGEDAHVDAADAPVTVDLTLVKKDAETLLPDPQGGASLDGAEYEATYLYGGEQVTVAGIVKNSELVFEGIPLGTVTIKETKAPEGYLPDPQAHEITVTADMAGSESAVFEYEVADELTEQVVRGDLELVKVSEGDQARMAGIPFSITSAATGESHVIVTDSNGYASTAASWNPHTADTNGGTSESGVWFGGGDPDDGLGALPYDTYIVEEQPCEANSDRELIPAFEVSVYRDGATVDLGTLTNADKPHVSLSKTDIATGEELPGATLRVIDSDGNVVEEWVSSDEPHEIVLDEGSYTLHEEIAPEGYLVANDVEFEVVSGQVAQKVTMEDDYTKVDFEKIDAGTGDLLPGASMQLLDESGNVVAEWVSGDEPHRIEKLEPGSYTLHEASAPEGYDLAADIEFEIGSVGEVQTVSMADAASAVPEGKGEPFDKTGVDLAPLAAATAVVAAAGLGCLAVAMRRARKKDEEYLEGTEGGEER, from the coding sequence ATGAAAGCACAGACGACGAACGACCGGGCGGCGGGCAGGGTCCTCCGCTGCATGCTCGCGGCCCTCCTCGTCGCAACCGCGGTCTTCGCGGGGTTCTCGTCCCGCGCGGGCACCGCATACGCGGCCGACGAATCGCTCAGCGACGCAACCTGGGAGGAGGTGAAAGGAGAGATAGAGGGCCTGATGGGCACGCCCTACGTCTGGGGCGGGAAGGACACGTCGGGCTGGGACTGCTCGGGCTTCGTGGGATGGGTCATCGCCAACGTATACGGGCTGGGGTGGCCTGGAGGAAGCCCCGGCAACTGCGGAACGGACGCCATCGCCCAGTTCTGCGGGTCCCACGAGGTGTTCCGAGGCTCGTCCGCGGGCGACTACAACTCCGCCTTCGACGCGGGGACGGTGAAGCCCGGAGACGTGATCGTGTTCTCTAACTCGTCCGGGGCGACCGTCCACTGCGCAATCGCTGGAGAGGGCGCAACCGTGTACCACGCCTGGTACGAGGGATTCGGGACGGGCAACTGCCGGTTCGACTACATGTGGGGTATCAACGGCGGCCATGGGAAGGCGTATGCCAGCTTCGTCGTGTACCGCGGGCTTTCCGAAGGCGGCCACATCACGCTCGACAAGACCAGCGCAGACGTCGCCGTGACGGATGGCAACGAGGAATACACCCTCGCGGGGGCGGTGTACGGCGTGTACCAGGGCGGCGAGCTTGTCGCCCAGTTCACCACCGACGAGGCGGGGCACGGGCAGACCTCCGAGAAGCTGCCCAACGGCGACTACACCGTCCGCGAGATCAGCGCCCCCGACGGCTACGCCCTCTCCCAAGAGGAGTTCGCCGTGACAATATCGGGCGAGGACGCACACGTCGACGCGGCCGACGCGCCCGTGACGGTGGACCTCACGCTCGTCAAGAAGGACGCTGAGACCCTGCTGCCCGATCCCCAAGGCGGCGCATCCCTCGACGGCGCGGAATACGAGGCGACATACCTCTACGGCGGGGAGCAAGTGACCGTCGCAGGCATCGTGAAGAACTCCGAGCTCGTGTTCGAGGGCATCCCGCTCGGAACCGTCACCATCAAGGAGACGAAGGCTCCTGAGGGCTACCTTCCCGACCCGCAGGCCCACGAGATCACCGTCACGGCGGACATGGCGGGCAGCGAATCGGCGGTTTTCGAGTACGAGGTGGCCGACGAGCTCACCGAGCAGGTGGTCCGCGGCGACCTCGAGCTCGTGAAAGTGAGCGAGGGCGACCAGGCCCGCATGGCGGGCATCCCGTTCTCCATCACGAGCGCCGCCACGGGAGAGAGCCACGTCATCGTCACGGATTCGAACGGATACGCCTCCACGGCGGCATCGTGGAACCCCCACACCGCCGACACCAACGGCGGCACCTCCGAATCGGGCGTTTGGTTCGGCGGGGGCGACCCCGACGACGGGCTGGGAGCGCTGCCCTACGATACCTATATCGTTGAGGAGCAGCCCTGCGAGGCCAATTCCGACCGAGAGCTCATTCCCGCCTTCGAGGTGAGCGTGTACCGCGACGGCGCGACCGTCGACCTGGGCACTCTCACGAACGCGGACAAGCCGCACGTGTCCCTCTCCAAGACGGACATAGCCACGGGTGAGGAGCTTCCGGGCGCCACGCTCCGGGTGATCGACTCCGACGGCAACGTGGTCGAGGAGTGGGTCTCCTCGGACGAACCCCATGAGATCGTGCTCGACGAGGGCTCCTACACCCTGCACGAGGAAATCGCCCCGGAGGGCTACCTGGTGGCAAACGACGTCGAGTTCGAGGTCGTGTCGGGTCAGGTCGCCCAGAAGGTGACCATGGAGGACGATTACACGAAGGTCGATTTCGAGAAGATCGACGCCGGCACGGGAGACCTCCTGCCCGGCGCGTCCATGCAGCTGCTCGACGAGAGCGGGAACGTCGTGGCCGAATGGGTGTCTGGGGATGAGCCCCACCGCATCGAGAAGCTCGAGCCTGGCTCGTACACCCTGCACGAGGCCAGCGCGCCCGAGGGCTACGACCTGGCGGCTGACATCGAGTTCGAAATCGGGTCCGTCGGCGAAGTGCAGACGGTATCCATGGCGGACGCCGCCTCCGCAGTCCCCGAAGGCAAGGGCGAGCCGTTCGACAAGACCGGCGTGGACCTCGCGCCGCTCGCGGCGGCGACCGCGGTCGTGGCGGCGGCGGGCCTCGGATGCCTGGCGGTCGCCATGAGGCGCGCACGCAAGAAGGACGAGGAGTACCTCGAAGGCACCGAAGGCGGCGAGGAGCGCTAG